A stretch of Candidatus Poribacteria bacterium DNA encodes these proteins:
- a CDS encoding multicopper oxidase domain-containing protein: MSVLLYLCIGAAAAETREYWIAAEKVEWNYAPSGQNLIRPAMGLDVWGKALVYEKYRYIQYTNDTYTTQVEQPVWMGILGPQLHAVEGDSVRVHFLNRADKPLSIHVHGLQYDEANEGADMKGSGAAVPPGGKFTYHWEADSDAAPGPNDPSSIVWLYHSHVEAVTEVYDGLIGTIVVTKKGMERSTNDPRPKDIDKAFTTLFLIFNENDRTIVKSGQSAAYDSPEEAEEGNLKHAINGYIFGNLQGLEVEQHDRVRWYLIGLGTEVDMHTAHWHGQTVLNAGKRTDVVDLLPGSMVTVDMTAKTPGNWLYHCHVADHITAGMNTRWRVVPKPQENAQ, from the coding sequence ATGAGTGTCCTACTTTATCTCTGCATCGGTGCTGCTGCAGCCGAAACACGGGAGTATTGGATCGCTGCTGAGAAAGTTGAATGGAACTACGCGCCAAGTGGACAAAACCTCATCAGACCCGCGATGGGGTTGGACGTTTGGGGGAAAGCACTCGTCTATGAAAAATATCGCTACATTCAATACACAAATGATACCTACACGACACAGGTCGAACAACCCGTGTGGATGGGGATCCTTGGACCGCAACTGCACGCCGTTGAAGGCGATAGTGTTCGGGTGCATTTTCTCAACCGCGCCGACAAACCCCTCAGCATTCACGTACACGGATTACAATATGATGAAGCAAACGAAGGGGCTGATATGAAGGGATCGGGTGCCGCTGTGCCACCAGGTGGAAAATTTACCTATCACTGGGAGGCAGATAGCGATGCTGCTCCCGGTCCGAACGATCCGTCGTCTATCGTTTGGCTTTATCACTCGCATGTCGAGGCGGTTACCGAGGTTTACGACGGTTTGATTGGAACCATCGTCGTCACAAAAAAAGGGATGGAACGCTCGACGAACGATCCGCGTCCCAAAGATATTGACAAAGCCTTCACTACGCTGTTTCTGATCTTCAATGAAAATGACCGCACAATCGTCAAAAGTGGACAAAGCGCGGCGTATGACTCTCCTGAAGAGGCTGAAGAGGGAAATCTTAAACACGCTATTAACGGCTATATCTTTGGCAATCTACAAGGGTTGGAAGTTGAACAGCACGATAGGGTCCGGTGGTATCTTATCGGATTAGGCACTGAAGTCGATATGCACACGGCACACTGGCACGGTCAAACGGTGCTGAACGCTGGAAAACGCACTGACGTGGTAGATTTACTCCCAGGCTCTATGGTTACAGTGGATATGACAGCGAAAACTCCGGGCAACTGGCTCTATCATTGCCATGTCGCTGATCACATCACAGCAGGTATGAACACACGTTGGCGGGTGGTCCCAAAACCCCAAGAAAACGCGCAGTAA